A genomic stretch from Deinococcus radiotolerans includes:
- a CDS encoding MBL fold metallo-hydrolase, giving the protein MSTWTQSRQIGPVTVHSLTDGQFRLDGGAMFGSVPRVLWERVALPDDLNRVRLRINPLLIQLGGENILIETGMWDQGGEKFEQMYALDRDETTFRGLDALGLSPDDIHLVINTHLHFDHAGRNVTTLGEPTFPNARYVVQRQELHDARHTHERSRASYLPAYIDPIEHAGLFEIVDGEHELRPGLSVLPLPGHNLGQQGVVLRAGGQTLVYVADLIPTLAHAPTAYIMGYDLYPVTTLETRKRHLGQWFEEGALICTPHDPDVPFARLHPNPKGGFTLHADPAP; this is encoded by the coding sequence GTGAGCACCTGGACCCAGTCCCGCCAGATCGGCCCCGTCACCGTCCACTCCCTCACGGACGGCCAGTTCCGCTTGGACGGCGGCGCCATGTTCGGCAGCGTGCCCCGCGTCCTGTGGGAACGCGTGGCCCTCCCGGATGACCTCAACCGCGTCCGGCTGCGCATCAACCCCCTCCTGATCCAGCTGGGCGGCGAGAACATCCTCATCGAGACCGGCATGTGGGACCAAGGCGGCGAAAAATTTGAGCAGATGTACGCCCTGGACCGCGACGAGACCACCTTCCGCGGCCTGGACGCCCTGGGCCTGAGTCCCGACGACATCCACCTCGTGATCAACACGCATCTGCACTTCGATCACGCCGGGCGCAACGTCACCACCCTGGGCGAACCCACCTTCCCGAACGCCCGGTACGTCGTGCAGCGGCAGGAACTTCACGACGCCCGCCACACGCACGAACGCAGCCGCGCCAGTTACCTTCCGGCATACATCGACCCCATCGAGCACGCGGGCCTGTTCGAGATCGTGGACGGCGAACACGAACTGCGCCCCGGCCTGAGCGTCCTGCCGCTGCCCGGGCACAACCTTGGGCAGCAGGGCGTCGTGCTGCGCGCCGGAGGGCAGACCCTCGTGTACGTTGCGGACCTGATCCCCACCCTGGCCCACGCACCCACCGCGTACATCATGGGCTACGACCTGTACCCCGTGACCACCCTGGAGACCCGCAAGCGGCACCTGGGGCAGTGGTTCGAGGAAGGCGCCCTGATCTGCACCCCGCACGACCCGGACGTGCCCTTCGCCCGCCTGCACCCCAACCCGAAGGGCGGCTTCACCCTGCACGCCGACCCCGCCCCCTGA
- a CDS encoding damage-inducible protein DinB: MNVLQYALAGGAAFRSPTDLLGGLTHAEATQSWPGLPYTLGDLLFHLQVTQRASLDLASGRAQAWPDGLTVWPDEPLTPAQLEGALLDLRAGLAEAQALAADPSVRARDILTDLAAHSAYHWGQVALLRRLSGTLPGPDGA, from the coding sequence ATGAACGTGCTGCAATACGCCCTGGCCGGAGGCGCCGCGTTCCGCTCGCCCACCGACCTGCTCGGTGGGCTCACCCACGCGGAGGCCACCCAGTCGTGGCCCGGTCTGCCCTACACCCTGGGGGACCTGCTGTTCCACCTTCAGGTGACGCAGCGGGCCAGCCTGGACCTCGCCTCAGGCCGCGCCCAAGCCTGGCCGGACGGGCTGACCGTATGGCCGGACGAGCCTCTCACTCCGGCGCAATTGGAGGGTGCGCTGCTGGATCTGCGGGCCGGGCTGGCTGAAGCGCAGGCGCTGGCCGCCGATCCCAGCGTGCGCGCGCGCGACATCCTGACCGACCTGGCCGCGCACAGCGCGTACCACTGGGGGCAGGTGGCTCTCCTGCGGCGCCTCAGCGGCACGCTGCCCGGACCAGACGGCGCATGA
- a CDS encoding MDR family MFS transporter yields MNALPNLSPQARQLATTGLVVGVFLAALEASVVATAMPSVIRDLGGETLYALPFAVYLLTSTVSSPLWGRASDVVGRRRLYLAAVLIFLIGSALCGQSHSMAMLIAARVVQGIGAGGLLPLTLTMVGELYSLQERSRVQSFISGVWGVSGLVGPLLGGWLTETLSWRWTFYASLPFGAAALLLALRFLPETGRPRPARLDWAGAALFTVGSGLVVWGLEQRQWLLVILGAVTLAAAVIIERRHPDPLLPMRALRERLPRVAFAGNLLGGAAYFGVIAYLPLYAQGVTGGGATAGGAILTPMLVGWTLTAIVTARLVKTVPLARIAQVGFAVLVVMFGALTFAVHAPLWVTSALGFAVGTGMGFSMLSLLLAAQEASTREELGAVTSGVLFARQMGGALGTALMALLIGSAAIQSGGFELAEGLRRAYLLALGLVVVALALSLRLRATPAASPAPASND; encoded by the coding sequence GTGAATGCCCTCCCCAACCTGAGCCCCCAGGCCCGGCAGCTGGCCACCACCGGTCTGGTCGTGGGCGTCTTCCTGGCGGCGCTGGAAGCCAGCGTGGTCGCCACCGCCATGCCCAGCGTCATCCGCGACCTGGGCGGCGAGACACTGTACGCCCTGCCCTTCGCGGTCTACCTGCTGACCAGCACCGTCAGCAGTCCCCTGTGGGGCCGCGCCAGTGACGTGGTCGGCCGGCGCCGCCTGTACCTCGCCGCGGTCCTGATCTTCCTGATCGGCTCGGCCCTGTGTGGCCAGAGCCACTCCATGGCCATGCTGATCGCCGCGCGGGTCGTGCAGGGCATCGGCGCGGGCGGCCTGCTGCCCCTGACCCTCACCATGGTCGGAGAACTGTACTCGCTTCAGGAACGCAGCCGCGTGCAGTCGTTCATTTCGGGCGTGTGGGGCGTGTCCGGGCTGGTGGGGCCGCTGCTGGGCGGCTGGCTCACCGAGACGCTCTCGTGGCGCTGGACGTTCTACGCCAGTCTGCCCTTCGGCGCGGCGGCGCTGCTGCTGGCCCTGCGCTTCCTGCCGGAAACCGGGCGGCCCCGCCCCGCCAGACTCGACTGGGCGGGCGCGGCGCTGTTCACGGTGGGCAGCGGCTTGGTCGTGTGGGGCCTGGAGCAGCGGCAGTGGCTTCTGGTGATCCTGGGGGCCGTGACCCTGGCAGCCGCCGTAATTATCGAACGCCGTCACCCAGACCCCCTGCTGCCCATGCGCGCCCTGCGCGAGCGGCTGCCGCGCGTGGCGTTCGCCGGTAACCTGCTGGGCGGCGCGGCGTACTTCGGCGTGATCGCGTACCTGCCGCTGTACGCGCAGGGCGTCACGGGCGGCGGCGCCACGGCGGGCGGCGCGATCCTGACGCCCATGCTGGTCGGCTGGACCCTAACAGCCATCGTGACGGCGCGGCTGGTGAAGACCGTCCCGCTGGCCCGCATCGCGCAGGTGGGCTTCGCGGTGCTCGTCGTGATGTTCGGCGCGCTGACCTTCGCCGTGCACGCGCCCCTGTGGGTCACGAGCGCGCTGGGCTTCGCGGTGGGCACCGGCATGGGCTTCTCCATGCTGAGCTTGCTGCTGGCCGCGCAGGAGGCCTCCACGCGTGAGGAACTGGGCGCCGTGACTAGTGGCGTGCTGTTCGCCCGGCAGATGGGCGGCGCGCTGGGCACCGCCCTGATGGCGCTGCTGATCGGCTCGGCCGCCATCCAGAGCGGTGGCTTCGAACTGGCCGAGGGCCTGCGCCGCGCCTACCTGCTGGCGCTGGGGCTGGTCGTGGTGGCCCTGGCACTGAGTTTGAGGCTGCGCGCCACGCCCGCCGCAAGCCCGGCACCGGCTAGCAACGATTGA
- a CDS encoding glycosyltransferase family 2 protein, whose product MSALASSCAVVIAAFNEEDTVGEVVRVARTFTPEVVVASDGSGDGTAQVARGAGAQVVELTQNVGKGGALRAALLATEAEVVILLDADLTGLSAEHLRALCDPVLRGELDMSIGVFEGGGFVTDWGNKLTPHLSGQRACRREWLLGVPDLAAERWPEPAITRHLKATGATWAYVDLPNVAQVVKEKKRGFWGGAKARTKMYVSLLTYRARRRKG is encoded by the coding sequence ATGTCGGCCTTGGCGTCTTCCTGCGCGGTGGTAATAGCGGCTTTCAACGAGGAGGACACCGTCGGTGAGGTGGTGCGGGTGGCCCGGACCTTCACGCCCGAGGTGGTCGTCGCCTCGGACGGAAGTGGGGACGGCACGGCGCAGGTGGCGCGCGGGGCGGGCGCGCAGGTGGTGGAACTCACGCAGAACGTGGGCAAGGGCGGCGCGCTGCGAGCCGCGCTGCTGGCCACGGAGGCGGAGGTGGTGATCCTGCTGGACGCGGACCTGACCGGCCTGAGTGCCGAGCACCTGCGCGCGCTGTGTGACCCGGTGCTGCGCGGCGAACTGGACATGAGCATCGGCGTGTTCGAGGGCGGGGGCTTCGTGACCGACTGGGGCAACAAGCTCACGCCGCACCTGAGCGGGCAGCGGGCCTGCCGCCGCGAGTGGCTGCTGGGCGTGCCGGACCTGGCCGCGGAGCGCTGGCCGGAACCGGCGATCACGCGGCACCTGAAGGCGACGGGCGCCACCTGGGCGTACGTGGACCTGCCGAACGTGGCGCAGGTGGTCAAGGAGAAGAAGCGGGGTTTCTGGGGGGGCGCCAAGGCCCGCACGAAGATGTACGTGTCGCTGCTCACGTACCGCGCGCGCCGCCGCAAGGGCTGA
- the yjjX gene encoding inosine/xanthosine triphosphatase: protein MRGIVGSLNPGKVQPVRDVFAVLYPELEVRGAAVPSGVPDQPIGVGETRRGAVNRARRAARLDGATWGVGLEGGVRVERGQGWLFGVVAAVRAGDGLLLCTRTAELPIPPAALPRVLAGEELGRVMDDILGTRDLKRGVGTVGALTGGLVTRPAVWAQALSLALAPALHPALYSGQPNGR, encoded by the coding sequence ATGAGGGGCATCGTGGGGTCCCTGAATCCAGGCAAGGTGCAGCCCGTCCGTGACGTCTTCGCGGTCCTCTATCCGGAACTGGAGGTGCGTGGCGCGGCCGTCCCCAGCGGCGTGCCGGACCAGCCGATCGGGGTGGGGGAGACGCGCCGCGGCGCCGTGAACCGCGCCCGGCGCGCCGCCCGCCTCGACGGCGCGACCTGGGGCGTGGGTCTGGAGGGCGGCGTGCGGGTCGAGCGCGGGCAGGGCTGGCTGTTCGGCGTGGTCGCTGCCGTGCGCGCCGGGGACGGCCTGCTCCTGTGCACCCGCACCGCCGAGCTGCCCATCCCGCCCGCGGCGTTGCCGCGCGTGCTGGCGGGCGAGGAACTGGGCCGCGTGATGGACGACATCCTGGGCACCCGCGACCTGAAACGCGGCGTGGGGACCGTCGGGGCCTTGACCGGCGGCCTCGTGACCCGGCCGGCCGTGTGGGCGCAGGCGCTCTCGCTGGCCCTGGCGCCCGCGCTGCATCCGGCCCTGTACTCCGGCCAGCCGAACGGGCGTTAG
- a CDS encoding protein kinase domain-containing protein — protein sequence MTPLLLAALFIVGVLLTVRLGERILIYVTAVPAALLALLLGALAIGVGEPGQGGLQVNDLHRAQGVLVAAAFLVATAAYRMGRMVLPSLDRPGRKRPVRVQRTASPTQVQRRSSLTPSKVTSDLRFQEYEVLDRIGIGGMGSVYRARRRQDGRTVALKVPQDKYLADAKFVKRFYREAEVLKRFNHPNIVRVYDYRMQDPEHYIAMEFLDGESLEEVLENNPLAFEQSAQIIRALADALRHIHMQNVVHRDIKPANVMVLKNAFTDGHLREGGVKLMDFGIAVGKVLTRLTMTGARVGTPIYMAPEQAKGNRVDARSDVYSLGLLAYEMVTGQTAFKGSYEAVVHQQVFESPKPPKQVRLEVPGKLNDLILHMIEKDPASRPTLDDVIARIDAGVLSDDVFHDPVALALSVQEKRGTLRLLDLKGKLRASLRDQTGGTQGLPGAPNAMASDSAGHLYVTLLDYRQGKAGALVRKLDPEGRELRSFGAYGLGEGELLQPVSVAVAQGQVYILDAEAHHVVVFDLDGNFVRRFGGRGQGLGRFERPRCIVAAPDGHVYILDTGNNEVQRFNAQGEYISRFAFRLDRNSDALRPLEGLGVDQYGAVYIVDSVARKVRKIEADGTPGLTFSMETLVGEPTDAPWLIQVGPEGQMYAVRQGGQVLRIYSSVGDLLSSNDMYAPVQAMALLHRPHVLHPA from the coding sequence GTGACGCCGCTGCTGCTCGCGGCCCTGTTCATCGTGGGGGTGCTGCTGACCGTCCGGCTGGGCGAGCGCATCCTGATCTACGTGACGGCCGTGCCCGCGGCGCTGCTGGCCCTGCTGCTGGGCGCCCTGGCGATCGGCGTGGGCGAGCCCGGGCAGGGTGGCCTGCAAGTGAACGACCTGCACCGCGCGCAGGGGGTGCTGGTCGCCGCGGCCTTCCTGGTGGCCACCGCCGCGTACCGCATGGGGCGGATGGTGCTGCCCAGCCTGGACCGGCCAGGCCGGAAGCGGCCCGTGCGGGTGCAGCGTACCGCGTCGCCCACCCAGGTGCAGCGCCGTTCCAGCCTCACCCCGTCCAAGGTCACCAGTGACCTGCGCTTCCAGGAGTACGAGGTCCTTGACCGCATCGGAATCGGCGGGATGGGCAGCGTGTACCGCGCCCGCCGCCGCCAGGACGGCCGCACCGTGGCACTGAAGGTCCCGCAGGACAAGTACCTCGCGGACGCCAAGTTCGTCAAACGCTTCTACCGCGAGGCGGAGGTGCTCAAGCGCTTCAACCACCCCAACATCGTGCGCGTGTACGACTACCGCATGCAGGACCCGGAACACTACATCGCGATGGAATTCCTCGACGGTGAGAGCCTGGAAGAGGTGCTGGAAAATAACCCGCTGGCCTTCGAGCAGAGCGCCCAGATCATCCGCGCCCTGGCCGACGCGCTGCGCCACATTCACATGCAGAACGTCGTGCACCGTGACATCAAACCCGCGAACGTGATGGTCCTGAAAAACGCCTTCACGGACGGCCACCTGCGCGAGGGCGGCGTGAAACTCATGGACTTCGGCATTGCCGTCGGGAAGGTCCTGACCCGCCTGACCATGACCGGCGCCCGGGTGGGCACGCCCATCTACATGGCGCCCGAACAGGCCAAGGGCAACCGCGTGGACGCCCGCAGCGACGTGTACTCGCTGGGTCTGCTGGCCTACGAGATGGTCACCGGCCAGACCGCCTTCAAGGGCAGCTACGAGGCCGTCGTGCACCAGCAGGTCTTTGAATCGCCCAAACCGCCCAAACAGGTCCGCTTGGAAGTGCCGGGCAAGCTGAACGACCTGATCCTGCACATGATCGAGAAGGACCCCGCCTCGCGCCCCACCCTGGACGACGTGATCGCCCGCATCGACGCCGGGGTGCTCAGCGACGACGTGTTCCACGACCCGGTCGCGTTGGCCCTCAGCGTGCAGGAGAAACGCGGCACGCTGCGCCTGCTCGACCTGAAAGGCAAGCTGCGCGCCAGCCTGCGCGACCAGACCGGCGGCACCCAGGGTCTGCCCGGCGCGCCCAACGCCATGGCCAGCGACTCCGCCGGCCACCTGTACGTGACCCTGCTGGATTACCGCCAGGGCAAGGCGGGCGCGCTCGTGCGGAAACTTGATCCGGAAGGGCGGGAACTCCGGTCCTTCGGCGCGTACGGTCTGGGCGAGGGCGAACTGCTGCAACCGGTCAGCGTGGCCGTCGCGCAGGGACAGGTGTACATCCTGGACGCCGAAGCGCACCACGTCGTGGTCTTCGACCTGGACGGGAACTTCGTGCGCCGCTTCGGTGGGCGCGGACAGGGCTTGGGCCGCTTCGAGAGGCCCCGCTGCATCGTCGCCGCCCCCGACGGCCATGTCTACATTCTGGATACCGGCAACAACGAGGTGCAGCGATTCAACGCCCAGGGCGAGTACATCAGCCGCTTCGCGTTCCGCCTGGACCGCAACAGTGACGCCCTGCGCCCTCTGGAGGGCCTGGGCGTCGACCAGTACGGCGCGGTGTACATCGTGGACAGCGTTGCCCGCAAGGTCCGCAAGATCGAGGCGGACGGCACCCCGGGCCTCACCTTCTCCATGGAGACGCTGGTCGGCGAACCCACCGACGCCCCCTGGCTGATCCAGGTGGGACCCGAAGGGCAGATGTACGCCGTGCGCCAGGGCGGGCAGGTCCTGCGCATCTACTCCAGCGTGGGTGACCTGCTGTCCTCGAATGACATGTACGCCCCGGTGCAGGCCATGGCGCTGCTGCACCGCCCGCACGTGCTGCACCCCGCCTGA
- a CDS encoding response regulator, giving the protein MTQTSLPVHILLVEDSEADIILTREAFQEAGILTDLHVTRDGVEALERLRDPAQPRPDVILLDINMPRMNGLELLRVLKQDPDLMTIPVIMLTTSHAEEDILKSYQAFAASYVVKPVEFGKFYEAIQALGRYMLTIVRLPPRAS; this is encoded by the coding sequence ATGACTCAGACTTCCCTACCTGTGCACATTCTGCTCGTCGAGGACAGTGAGGCCGACATCATCCTGACCCGCGAGGCGTTCCAGGAGGCGGGCATCCTCACGGACCTGCACGTCACCCGCGATGGCGTCGAGGCGCTGGAGCGCCTGCGAGACCCGGCTCAGCCACGGCCGGACGTGATCCTGCTGGACATCAATATGCCACGCATGAACGGTCTGGAACTGCTGCGCGTGTTGAAGCAGGACCCGGACCTGATGACCATCCCGGTGATCATGCTGACCACCAGTCACGCTGAGGAGGACATTCTGAAGTCCTATCAGGCTTTCGCGGCGAGTTACGTGGTGAAACCCGTGGAGTTCGGCAAGTTCTATGAGGCCATTCAGGCGCTGGGCCGCTACATGCTGACAATTGTGCGCCTGCCCCCGCGGGCCAGCTGA
- a CDS encoding peptidoglycan DD-metalloendopeptidase family protein produces MSCTPFRRATRLLTLGALLGAAQAQQFTAEEQLLAPLQLQLDRPADVVLSRDTGERTLAVVTSRDTPLPNVARRYGLTGGAVKLLSARGGTQVVQLTLPGRVQERQPVRPSSVVTYRVRNGDTMAGVAHRFGLSVVDLLGMNLNRTSLDALKAGSTLNVPTGARGLLVRIKPGQSALSLIAGYGADLVLTARANDVLPTELDVGDELLLPGIRAEGFAQQLAERREAERRAALAAQRQAQYEKFLAWKEGREKARLEAKYAAQAQYEKFLAWKNSPERKAAIAAVERQEQFEAAKAEAQARSRQAAQRSSVTAASLAPGRIGLIWPMRSYRITSRYAERDIAFHQQVFHGGIDLAAPYGTPIYAASAGRVTQSGYGAYGLNVYTQNGDSTIVYGHMSRAAVSAGQSVEQGQLLGYIGCTGICTGPHLHFEVRLGGQTVDPLGLLP; encoded by the coding sequence TTGTCCTGTACTCCCTTTCGCCGCGCGACGCGGCTCCTGACCCTCGGCGCCCTTCTGGGCGCCGCCCAAGCGCAGCAGTTCACCGCGGAAGAGCAGCTGCTCGCCCCACTGCAACTTCAGCTGGACCGTCCGGCGGACGTGGTGCTCAGCCGCGACACCGGTGAGCGGACCCTGGCAGTCGTCACCTCCCGGGACACGCCCCTGCCGAATGTCGCGCGCCGCTACGGCCTGACGGGCGGCGCCGTGAAACTCCTGTCCGCGCGGGGCGGCACGCAGGTCGTGCAGCTGACCCTGCCGGGCCGCGTGCAGGAGCGCCAGCCGGTTCGGCCCTCGTCGGTCGTCACGTACCGCGTGCGCAACGGGGACACCATGGCGGGCGTGGCGCACCGCTTCGGCCTGAGCGTCGTGGACCTGCTGGGCATGAACCTGAACCGCACCAGCCTTGACGCGCTCAAGGCGGGCAGCACCCTGAACGTGCCCACCGGGGCGCGCGGGCTGCTGGTGCGCATCAAGCCCGGGCAGAGCGCCCTGTCGCTGATCGCCGGGTACGGCGCGGACCTCGTGCTGACCGCCCGCGCCAATGACGTCCTGCCCACCGAACTGGACGTTGGTGATGAACTGCTGCTGCCGGGCATCCGCGCCGAGGGCTTCGCGCAGCAGCTGGCCGAGCGTCGGGAAGCGGAGCGCCGCGCCGCTCTGGCCGCGCAGCGACAGGCGCAGTACGAGAAGTTCCTGGCCTGGAAGGAGGGGCGCGAGAAGGCCCGCCTGGAAGCCAAGTACGCCGCGCAGGCGCAGTACGAGAAGTTCCTGGCGTGGAAGAACAGCCCCGAGCGCAAGGCAGCCATCGCGGCCGTCGAGCGTCAGGAGCAGTTCGAGGCGGCGAAGGCGGAAGCGCAGGCCCGCTCTCGGCAGGCCGCGCAGCGTTCAAGCGTCACGGCGGCCAGCCTCGCGCCGGGCCGCATCGGCCTGATCTGGCCCATGCGGTCGTACCGGATCACCAGCCGCTACGCCGAGCGGGACATCGCGTTCCACCAGCAGGTGTTCCACGGCGGCATTGACCTAGCCGCGCCGTACGGCACGCCGATCTACGCGGCGTCGGCAGGTCGCGTCACGCAGAGCGGGTACGGGGCGTATGGTCTGAATGTGTACACGCAAAACGGGGACAGCACCATCGTCTACGGCCACATGAGCCGCGCGGCCGTGTCGGCCGGGCAGTCCGTGGAGCAGGGGCAGCTGCTGGGATACATCGGCTGCACCGGGATCTGCACCGGCCCGCACCTGCACTTCGAGGTGCGGCTGGGCGGCCAGACGGTCGACCCGCTGGGCCTGCTGCCATGA
- a CDS encoding aldo/keto reductase, whose translation MHQRPLGRTGLNVTEIGYGAWGIGADMWKGAQDDQSLGALRRYIELGGNFIDTAMGYGSGHSERLVGQVAREHPGTLVATKISPKNMQWPAAPGTTADEAFPGQYLTDMTRASLDRLGLPTIDVQQLHVWNDTWLGQGDWQDAVAQLKRDRLIRAFGISINDHQPDNAVKAVEAGAVDTVQVIYNVFDQSPQDRLLNACHAHGVGVIVRVALDEGSLTGTLTEATTFPEGDWRNGYFGGDRLSQLQPRLRAIEQDLGIRTDQLAETSLRFVLSHPAVSTVIVGMRSVRNVEHNAALADGQGLPEQQVQRLHAHRWDRNWYQSAEG comes from the coding sequence ATGCACCAACGTCCGCTGGGCCGCACCGGCCTGAACGTTACCGAGATCGGCTATGGCGCCTGGGGCATCGGCGCCGACATGTGGAAGGGCGCGCAGGACGACCAGAGCCTCGGCGCCCTGCGCCGCTACATCGAACTGGGCGGCAATTTCATCGACACCGCCATGGGCTACGGCAGCGGCCACAGTGAACGTCTCGTGGGACAGGTGGCGCGCGAGCACCCGGGCACCCTGGTCGCCACGAAGATCAGCCCGAAGAATATGCAGTGGCCCGCTGCACCCGGCACCACCGCCGACGAGGCCTTCCCCGGCCAGTACCTCACCGACATGACACGCGCCAGCCTGGACCGCCTGGGCCTGCCCACCATCGACGTGCAGCAGTTGCACGTCTGGAACGACACCTGGCTGGGCCAGGGCGACTGGCAGGACGCCGTGGCCCAGCTCAAGCGCGACAGGCTGATCCGCGCGTTCGGCATCAGCATCAACGACCACCAGCCGGACAACGCCGTGAAGGCCGTCGAGGCGGGCGCCGTGGATACCGTGCAGGTCATTTACAACGTGTTCGACCAGTCCCCACAGGACCGCCTGCTCAACGCCTGCCACGCACACGGCGTGGGCGTCATCGTGCGCGTCGCCTTGGACGAGGGCAGCCTGACCGGTACCCTCACCGAGGCCACCACCTTCCCCGAGGGCGACTGGCGGAACGGCTACTTCGGCGGCGACCGCCTCAGCCAGCTGCAACCCCGCCTGCGCGCCATCGAGCAGGACCTGGGCATCCGCACCGACCAGCTCGCGGAGACCAGCCTGCGCTTCGTGCTGTCGCACCCCGCCGTGTCCACCGTGATCGTTGGCATGCGCTCGGTGCGGAACGTGGAACACAACGCAGCCCTGGCCGACGGACAGGGCCTGCCCGAGCAGCAGGTGCAGCGCCTGCATGCGCACCGCTGGGACCGCAACTGGTACCAGAGCGCCGAAGGATGA
- the pdxT gene encoding pyridoxal 5'-phosphate synthase glutaminase subunit PdxT → MALQGAFREHRAALDRLGAQVTEVRLAADLDGLHGLILPGGESTTMARLMSEYALWEPLRAFHARGGQLWGTCAGAILLSREVQGAPPQFGRQDSLGLLDVTVQRNAFGRQIDSFTTGLDVQGLNGAFPAVFIRAPAFARVGDGVEVLAEYEAQAVGVRQGRVLATAFHPELTGDDRLHDLFLQGCLTPA, encoded by the coding sequence ATGGCCCTCCAGGGCGCGTTCCGTGAGCACCGCGCCGCCCTGGACCGCCTGGGTGCCCAGGTGACCGAGGTGCGCCTTGCGGCGGACCTGGACGGCCTGCACGGCCTGATCCTGCCCGGCGGGGAGAGCACCACCATGGCCCGCCTGATGAGCGAGTACGCGCTGTGGGAGCCCCTGCGGGCATTCCACGCGCGCGGCGGGCAGCTGTGGGGCACCTGCGCAGGCGCCATCCTGCTGTCCCGTGAAGTGCAGGGTGCCCCGCCGCAGTTCGGCCGTCAGGACAGCCTGGGCCTGCTGGACGTCACCGTGCAGCGCAACGCCTTCGGTCGCCAGATCGACTCGTTCACGACCGGGCTGGACGTGCAGGGCCTGAACGGTGCGTTTCCCGCCGTGTTCATCCGCGCGCCCGCCTTCGCCCGCGTCGGTGACGGCGTGGAGGTGCTGGCCGAATACGAGGCGCAGGCCGTCGGGGTGCGGCAGGGCCGCGTGCTTGCCACGGCGTTCCACCCGGAACTCACCGGGGACGACCGCCTGCACGACCTGTTCCTCCAGGGCTGCCTCACGCCCGCCTGA
- the pdxS gene encoding pyridoxal 5'-phosphate synthase lyase subunit PdxS has translation MTEATTGTPALKQGFAEMFKGGVIMDVVTADQARIAEAAGATAVMALERVPADIRKDGGVARMSDPKMIKEIIGAVSIPVMAKVRIGHIVEAQILQALGVDFIDESEVLTPADDQYHILKHDFKVPFVCGAKNLGEALRRVGEGASMIRTKGEAGTGNVIEAVRHARTVLGEIKHIQARPAEELMTVARDLQAPYELVRYVHGHGKLPVVNFAAGGVATPADAALMMILGLDGVFVGSGIFKSDNPERRAQAIVKAVTHFQNPEVLAEISEDLGAPMTGINIDDLIPAERLAARGW, from the coding sequence ATGACTGAAGCGACCACCGGTACCCCCGCCCTGAAGCAGGGCTTCGCTGAGATGTTCAAGGGCGGCGTCATCATGGACGTCGTCACCGCCGACCAGGCCCGCATTGCCGAGGCCGCCGGCGCGACCGCCGTCATGGCCCTCGAACGCGTCCCCGCCGACATCCGCAAGGACGGTGGCGTGGCCCGCATGAGCGACCCCAAGATGATCAAGGAGATCATCGGCGCCGTCAGCATCCCCGTCATGGCCAAGGTCCGGATCGGGCACATCGTGGAAGCGCAGATCCTCCAGGCGCTCGGCGTGGACTTCATCGACGAGTCCGAGGTCCTGACCCCCGCCGACGACCAGTACCACATCCTCAAGCACGACTTCAAAGTGCCCTTCGTGTGCGGCGCCAAGAACCTCGGCGAGGCCCTGCGCCGCGTCGGCGAGGGTGCGAGCATGATCCGCACCAAGGGCGAGGCCGGGACCGGCAACGTCATCGAGGCCGTCCGCCACGCCCGCACGGTGCTGGGCGAGATCAAGCACATCCAGGCCCGCCCCGCCGAGGAACTCATGACCGTCGCCCGCGACCTCCAGGCGCCGTACGAACTGGTCCGCTACGTGCACGGGCACGGCAAACTGCCTGTCGTGAACTTCGCCGCCGGTGGCGTCGCCACGCCCGCCGACGCCGCCCTGATGATGATCCTGGGCCTGGACGGCGTGTTCGTGGGCAGCGGCATCTTCAAGAGCGACAACCCCGAACGCCGCGCGCAGGCCATCGTCAAGGCCGTCACGCACTTCCAGAACCCCGAGGTGCTCGCCGAGATCAGCGAGGACCTGGGTGCGCCCATGACCGGCATCAACATTGATGACCTGATTCCTGCCGAGCGCCTCGCCGCGCGAGGCTGGTAA
- a CDS encoding response regulator has product MTSGGAVRLLVVDDEEQILELLDLTLTIQGYEVCPAGSGPRALELLAQEAIDVIVMDVLMVPWDGFETVRRMAEQHGAALPPVVFLSGLARPSVMPDLGPNVVEDYLVKPFRPSQLVEKIEAARRRSSG; this is encoded by the coding sequence ATGACCTCCGGTGGCGCGGTGCGCCTGCTGGTCGTGGACGACGAGGAGCAGATCCTGGAACTGCTCGACCTGACCCTGACCATTCAGGGATACGAGGTGTGCCCGGCAGGCAGCGGACCGCGCGCGCTGGAACTGCTGGCGCAGGAGGCCATTGACGTGATCGTCATGGACGTCCTGATGGTCCCCTGGGACGGTTTCGAGACGGTGCGCCGCATGGCCGAGCAGCATGGCGCGGCGCTGCCACCGGTGGTGTTCCTGTCGGGCCTGGCGCGTCCGTCGGTGATGCCGGACCTGGGACCGAACGTGGTCGAGGATTACTTGGTCAAGCCGTTCCGGCCGTCGCAGCTGGTGGAGAAGATCGAGGCGGCGCGGCGGCGTTCATCAGGCTGA